Proteins from a single region of Hymenobacter aquaticus:
- a CDS encoding D-glycero-alpha-D-manno-heptose-1,7-bisphosphate 7-phosphatase has translation MNAAAMDGPAREKAVFLDRDGVLNHEIGHYVWRLDEFVVAQGVPESLARLKAAGYRLIVVTNQAGIAKGLYTAQEVHACHQKLQQACHHAIDAFYFASGHPSVSESLMRKPDSLMLEKAIARFRLDPSQCWIVGDRLRDLQAGAKVGVRGILVGEGDEPRPELYAADLSAATDLILASRTM, from the coding sequence ATGAACGCAGCAGCTATGGATGGGCCGGCCCGCGAAAAGGCCGTTTTTCTGGACCGCGACGGAGTATTGAACCACGAAATTGGCCACTATGTTTGGCGGCTCGACGAGTTCGTAGTGGCCCAGGGCGTACCCGAAAGCCTGGCCCGCCTCAAGGCCGCCGGCTACCGCCTGATTGTCGTCACTAACCAGGCCGGCATTGCCAAAGGCCTCTACACGGCCCAGGAGGTGCACGCCTGCCACCAGAAGCTGCAGCAGGCCTGCCACCACGCCATCGACGCGTTTTACTTCGCCAGCGGCCACCCCAGCGTGAGCGAGTCGCTGATGCGCAAGCCCGACTCCCTGATGCTGGAAAAAGCCATTGCCCGCTTCCGTCTCGACCCCAGCCAGTGCTGGATAGTCGGCGACCGGCTGCGCGACTTACAGGCCGGGGCCAAAGTGGGCGTGCGGGGCATTCTGGTGGGCGAGGGCGACGAGCCCCGACCCGAGCTGTACGCGGCCGATCTGAGCGCCGCCACGGATTTGATTTTAGCTTCCAGAACGATGTAG
- a CDS encoding glutathione peroxidase, whose translation MASFRQKVLKSLYPLIMRLTKSGNRGKVLENKQPKPAPVSFYALETKLNTGQELDFQQLKGKKVLLVNTASNCGYTNQYEELQQLSEQFADELVILGFPANDFAEQEKADDHAIQQFCQVNFGVSFPLMKKSVVVKQPAQNPVYRWLSEARQNGWNEQAPDWNFAKYLVSEEGHLTHYFGPAVSPLSSTITSRIQPSKA comes from the coding sequence ATGGCTTCCTTCCGTCAGAAAGTACTAAAATCCCTCTACCCGCTCATCATGCGCCTGACCAAATCGGGCAACCGGGGCAAGGTGTTGGAAAACAAGCAGCCCAAGCCGGCCCCGGTGTCGTTCTACGCGCTGGAAACCAAGCTGAACACGGGCCAGGAATTGGATTTTCAGCAGCTCAAAGGCAAGAAGGTATTGCTGGTGAACACCGCTTCCAACTGCGGCTACACCAATCAGTACGAAGAGTTGCAACAGCTTTCCGAGCAGTTTGCCGACGAGCTGGTGATTCTGGGCTTTCCGGCCAACGACTTCGCCGAGCAGGAAAAAGCCGACGACCACGCCATTCAGCAATTTTGCCAGGTCAATTTCGGCGTGTCTTTTCCCCTGATGAAAAAGAGCGTCGTGGTGAAGCAGCCGGCCCAGAACCCGGTGTACCGCTGGCTCTCGGAAGCCCGGCAGAACGGCTGGAACGAGCAGGCCCCGGATTGGAATTTTGCCAAGTACCTCGTCAGTGAAGAAGGCCACCTGACCCACTACTTCGGGCCGGCCGTGTCGCCCCTGAGTTCTACCATTACCAGCCGCATTCAGCCGTCCAAGGCGTAG
- a CDS encoding type III PLP-dependent enzyme domain-containing protein, translated as MDTYHDLISQTFDFPTQEFRVEQNELRFHDIDLMALVEKHGTPLRLTYLPKISSQIQRAKEWFRVGIEKTDYQGQYSYAYCTKASHFSFVVEEALKNNVHIETSSWFDTNIIRAMHAKGKVSKDTFIICNGFKTAEYKSEITRLINDGFVNCMPILDSPNEVDYYHDNVREKCNVGMRLASDEEPRFQFYTSRLGIRYADAIPLYEQKIKEDPRFELTMLHYFINTGIKDTSYYWSELSRFVHKYCELRKVCPTLTTIDIGGGLPIQTSIQKEYDYPYMVEEILRTIKRICGEEGVPEPHIFTEFGIFTVGESGATIYSILDEKLQNDKELWYMIDGSFITNLPDTWALNQRFIMLALNGWGKKYKKIQLGGLTCDSQDYYNAEKHIYQVFLPERKPADEQPLYVGFFHTGAYQESLSGYGGVKHCLIPAPKMVILDRAEDGTLTDRVFAEEQTGESMMRILGYQN; from the coding sequence ATGGATACCTACCACGACCTGATTTCCCAGACGTTTGATTTTCCCACCCAGGAGTTTCGCGTCGAGCAGAACGAGCTGCGCTTCCACGACATCGATTTGATGGCCCTGGTCGAAAAGCACGGCACGCCGCTGCGCCTCACCTACCTGCCCAAAATCTCGTCCCAGATTCAGCGGGCCAAGGAGTGGTTCCGGGTCGGCATCGAGAAAACCGACTACCAGGGCCAGTATTCCTACGCCTACTGCACCAAGGCTTCGCACTTCAGCTTCGTGGTCGAGGAAGCCCTGAAAAACAACGTGCACATCGAAACCTCGTCGTGGTTCGATACCAACATCATCCGGGCCATGCACGCCAAGGGCAAGGTCTCGAAAGACACCTTTATCATCTGCAACGGCTTCAAAACGGCGGAATACAAGTCGGAAATCACCCGCCTGATCAACGACGGGTTCGTGAACTGCATGCCGATTCTGGACTCGCCCAACGAGGTAGACTACTACCACGACAACGTGCGCGAGAAGTGCAACGTGGGCATGCGCCTGGCCTCCGACGAGGAGCCGCGCTTCCAGTTCTACACCTCCCGCCTGGGCATCCGCTACGCCGACGCTATTCCGCTCTACGAGCAGAAAATCAAGGAAGACCCGCGCTTCGAGCTCACGATGCTGCATTATTTCATTAATACCGGCATCAAGGACACGTCGTATTACTGGTCGGAGCTGAGCCGCTTCGTGCACAAGTACTGCGAACTGCGCAAGGTGTGCCCCACCCTCACCACCATCGACATCGGCGGCGGCCTGCCCATCCAGACCTCCATTCAGAAGGAGTACGACTACCCCTACATGGTGGAGGAAATTCTGCGCACTATCAAGCGCATCTGCGGGGAGGAAGGCGTGCCCGAGCCCCACATCTTCACCGAGTTCGGCATCTTCACCGTCGGCGAGTCGGGCGCTACCATCTACAGCATCCTCGACGAGAAGCTGCAGAACGACAAGGAGCTGTGGTACATGATTGACGGCTCGTTTATCACCAACCTGCCCGACACCTGGGCCCTGAACCAGCGCTTTATCATGCTGGCTCTCAATGGCTGGGGCAAAAAGTACAAGAAAATCCAGCTCGGCGGCCTGACCTGCGACTCCCAGGATTACTACAACGCCGAGAAGCACATCTACCAGGTGTTCTTGCCCGAGCGCAAGCCCGCCGACGAGCAGCCGCTCTACGTGGGCTTCTTCCACACGGGCGCCTACCAGGAAAGCCTCTCGGGCTACGGCGGCGTGAAGCACTGCCTGATTCCGGCCCCGAAAATGGTGATTCTCGACCGCGCCGAAGACGGCACCCTCACCGACCGGGTGTTTGCCGAAGAGCAGACCGGCGAGTCGATGATGCGCATTCTGGGCTACCAGAACTAA
- the argS gene encoding arginine--tRNA ligase — MQQLEQDIRAALSAAIQQVFGVTVAPDQLVIQPTRKEFAGSFTLVTFSLTKVLGKGPEQIGQALGEWLTAHEARISGFNVVKGFLNLEVADQQWLQLFQSLVEQPDGTPVPTGGPQNVVVEYSSPNTNKPLHLGHLRNNFLGYSVAEILKATGATVSKVNLVNDRGIHICKSMLGYQQFGHGETPQSDSIKGDHLVGKYYVLFEKHYREQVQQLVAEGVAEDTAKASAPLMLEARDMLQKWEAGDEEVVSLWRQMNGWVYEGHNATYAAIGVDFDKFYYESGTYLLGKERVQEGLDRGLFYRKEDGSTWVDLAAEGLDQKILLRSDGTSVYLTQDLGTAELKYADFHYDSSIYVIADEQNYHMQVLQATLQKLEKPYAAAIHHLSYGMVDLPTGKMKTREGTVVDADELVREVVEAAKAATLEKGKIEGLTDDEQAQLFNTLGLGALKYYLLKVDPKKRMLFNPEESVSLEGHTGPFIQYSHARIAQLRRKAEQMGINATADFLNIGDLQKSEREMIEELGRYATVVTEAARTFSPAIVAQYAYDLAKAYNRFYAEVQVLQEPDEAKRAFRVALSVQTGRAIKASMQLLGIAVPERM; from the coding sequence GTGCAACAACTCGAACAGGATATCAGAGCGGCGCTGAGCGCGGCCATACAGCAGGTTTTTGGCGTTACGGTTGCCCCCGACCAACTTGTGATTCAGCCCACGCGCAAGGAATTTGCGGGCTCGTTTACGCTCGTGACGTTCTCCCTGACCAAAGTCCTGGGCAAAGGCCCCGAGCAGATTGGGCAGGCCCTGGGCGAGTGGCTGACCGCACACGAAGCCCGCATCAGCGGCTTCAACGTGGTGAAGGGCTTCCTGAACCTGGAAGTAGCCGACCAGCAGTGGCTGCAGCTGTTCCAGAGCCTGGTAGAGCAGCCCGACGGCACGCCGGTGCCCACCGGCGGCCCCCAGAACGTGGTGGTGGAGTATTCCTCGCCCAACACCAACAAGCCCCTGCACCTGGGCCATTTGCGCAACAACTTCCTGGGCTACTCCGTGGCCGAGATTCTGAAGGCCACCGGCGCTACCGTCTCGAAAGTAAACCTGGTCAACGACCGGGGCATTCATATCTGCAAGTCGATGCTGGGCTACCAGCAGTTTGGCCACGGCGAAACGCCCCAGAGCGACTCTATCAAGGGTGACCATCTGGTAGGCAAGTACTACGTGCTGTTTGAGAAGCACTACCGCGAGCAGGTGCAGCAGCTGGTAGCCGAAGGCGTGGCCGAGGATACGGCCAAGGCCTCGGCCCCGCTGATGCTGGAAGCCCGCGACATGCTGCAGAAGTGGGAGGCCGGCGACGAGGAAGTGGTCAGCCTGTGGCGGCAGATGAACGGCTGGGTCTACGAAGGTCACAACGCTACTTACGCGGCCATCGGCGTCGATTTCGACAAGTTCTACTACGAGTCGGGCACTTACCTGCTGGGCAAGGAGCGGGTGCAGGAAGGCCTGGACCGGGGCCTGTTTTACCGCAAGGAAGACGGCTCAACCTGGGTGGATCTGGCCGCCGAAGGCCTCGATCAGAAGATTCTGCTCCGCTCGGACGGCACCAGCGTGTATCTGACCCAGGATCTGGGTACGGCCGAGCTGAAGTACGCCGACTTCCACTACGACTCGAGCATCTACGTCATTGCCGACGAGCAGAACTACCACATGCAGGTGCTGCAGGCTACGCTCCAGAAGCTGGAAAAGCCCTACGCCGCCGCCATTCACCACCTCAGCTACGGCATGGTGGACTTGCCCACCGGCAAGATGAAAACCCGGGAAGGCACCGTAGTGGATGCCGACGAGCTAGTGCGCGAGGTGGTGGAAGCCGCCAAAGCCGCCACCCTGGAAAAAGGTAAAATCGAGGGCCTGACCGACGACGAGCAGGCCCAGCTGTTCAACACCCTGGGCTTGGGCGCTTTGAAATACTACCTGCTGAAAGTCGACCCCAAGAAGCGGATGCTCTTCAACCCCGAGGAGTCGGTGAGCCTGGAAGGCCATACGGGGCCGTTCATTCAGTATTCCCACGCCCGCATTGCCCAGCTCCGCCGCAAAGCCGAGCAAATGGGTATCAACGCAACAGCTGACTTTCTGAATATCGGCGACTTGCAGAAGTCGGAGCGGGAAATGATTGAGGAGCTGGGCCGCTACGCCACCGTAGTGACCGAAGCCGCCCGCACGTTCTCGCCCGCCATTGTGGCCCAGTACGCCTACGACCTGGCCAAGGCCTACAACCGCTTCTACGCCGAGGTGCAGGTGCTACAGGAGCCCGACGAGGCCAAGCGGGCTTTCCGCGTGGCGCTGTCGGTGCAGACGGGCCGCGCCATCAAGGCCAGCATGCAGCTGCTCGGCATTGCGGTGCCCGAGCGGATGTAA
- a CDS encoding glutathione peroxidase, which yields MKAACTLLLGALAACGLSSNTTDSSTAATATATTTMTTPASETAARGSVYDFTVKTIDGKDVKLSQFKGKKLLLVNVASECGYTPQYKELEELYKKHGDRVMVLGFPANNFGGQEPGTNEQIATFCEKNYGVTFPMFAKISVKGDDTDPLYQFLADKTRNGAVSDAPNWNFCKYLVDEQGHVVSFYPSKVKPMSDELVAAILK from the coding sequence ATGAAAGCTGCTTGTACTCTTCTGCTGGGGGCCTTGGCCGCCTGTGGCTTATCTTCCAACACCACCGATTCTTCCACGGCTGCTACTGCCACTGCTACCACGACCATGACGACTCCCGCCTCCGAAACGGCCGCCCGCGGCTCCGTATACGACTTCACGGTGAAAACCATTGACGGCAAAGACGTAAAGCTCAGCCAGTTTAAGGGTAAAAAGCTGCTGCTGGTCAACGTGGCCTCGGAGTGCGGCTACACGCCCCAGTACAAGGAACTGGAGGAGCTCTACAAAAAGCACGGCGACCGGGTGATGGTGCTGGGCTTTCCGGCCAACAACTTCGGCGGGCAGGAGCCGGGCACCAACGAGCAGATTGCCACCTTCTGCGAGAAAAACTACGGCGTGACCTTTCCCATGTTCGCCAAGATTTCGGTGAAGGGCGACGACACCGACCCGCTCTACCAGTTTCTGGCCGACAAAACCCGCAACGGGGCCGTGAGCGACGCGCCCAACTGGAACTTCTGCAAGTACCTGGTCGATGAGCAGGGCCACGTGGTGAGCTTCTACCCCTCGAAAGTGAAGCCCATGAGCGACGAGCTGGTAGCGGCTATTCTGAAGTAA
- a CDS encoding arginase codes for MRRIKLIEVRSELGAGTRGASLGVDALRIACLNKGSDYFRRFNAVAVPDQNHVLFDKNHFPFAKHIDSVYTVQKAIAGTVEQTLRFGEFPVVLAGDHSNAAATIAGIKAANPYKTLGVVWIDAHADIHSPYTTPSGNIHGMPLAMALNEDNRECQRNELDPETEFFWRRLQNLGEEGPKLSPEHLVYVVVRDTEPEEDAVMERLGIKNFKLPEFKTKGARQVAREIYERLRFCDLVYISFDVDSLDSRFSKGTGTPVVDGLNVQEAVQLCRALLENDRVVCFEMVEINPTLDSENTMAKNAFDILEASTDAILERLRMEDVTSR; via the coding sequence ATGCGCCGCATCAAGCTCATCGAAGTCCGCTCCGAACTCGGGGCCGGGACTCGTGGGGCCAGTCTGGGGGTCGACGCCCTCCGGATTGCCTGCCTGAACAAAGGTTCTGACTATTTCCGCCGCTTCAACGCCGTAGCCGTGCCGGATCAGAACCACGTCTTGTTCGACAAGAACCATTTCCCTTTTGCCAAGCACATCGACTCGGTGTACACCGTGCAGAAGGCCATTGCCGGCACCGTGGAGCAGACGCTCCGGTTCGGCGAGTTTCCGGTGGTGCTGGCCGGCGACCACAGCAACGCCGCCGCCACCATTGCCGGTATCAAGGCCGCCAACCCCTACAAGACGCTCGGCGTGGTCTGGATTGACGCCCACGCCGACATTCACTCGCCCTACACCACGCCCTCGGGCAACATTCACGGCATGCCCCTGGCCATGGCCCTGAACGAGGACAACCGCGAGTGTCAGCGCAACGAGCTGGACCCGGAAACCGAGTTTTTCTGGCGCCGCCTCCAGAACCTGGGCGAGGAAGGCCCCAAGCTCAGCCCCGAGCACCTGGTGTACGTGGTGGTGCGCGACACCGAGCCCGAGGAAGACGCCGTGATGGAGCGGCTGGGCATCAAAAACTTCAAGCTGCCCGAGTTCAAGACCAAGGGCGCCCGGCAAGTAGCCCGCGAAATCTACGAGCGGCTCCGCTTCTGCGACCTGGTCTACATCAGCTTCGACGTGGATTCCCTGGATTCGCGCTTCTCGAAAGGCACCGGTACGCCCGTCGTGGATGGCCTCAACGTGCAGGAAGCCGTGCAGCTGTGCCGCGCCCTGCTGGAAAACGACCGGGTGGTGTGCTTCGAAATGGTGGAAATCAACCCCACGCTGGACAGCGAGAATACCATGGCCAAGAACGCCTTCGATATTCTCGAAGCTTCCACCGATGCCATTCTGGAGCGCCTGCGCATGGAAGACGTGACCAGCCGGTAG
- a CDS encoding 1,4-dihydroxy-2-naphthoate polyprenyltransferase: MTSSTPASASPVTSPAKAWISAFRPRTLPLALASIMMGGFLAAAHAGFRGAVVGLAALTTILLQILSNLANDYGDSQNGADSVHREGPQRAVQSGAITPAQMKKGMVVFGALSFLAGISLLWVALGLSGLWVFLTFLVLGLSAIWAAVNYTAGSKPYGYAGLGDLSVFIFFGLVGVCGTYYLQTRQLPLLVLLPAAALGCFATAVLNVNNIRDIRSDELAGKITIPVRLGPVRARRYHWLLLLLGFGAAIVYVALAYHSPWQWLFLLSAPLFVFNGRQVSQRQESMQLDPLLKQMAMSTLAFTLLFGLGQVL; this comes from the coding sequence ATGACTTCTTCCACACCCGCTTCTGCTTCCCCCGTCACTAGCCCGGCCAAGGCCTGGATTTCGGCCTTTCGGCCCCGCACCCTGCCCCTGGCCCTGGCCAGTATTATGATGGGCGGCTTTCTGGCCGCGGCCCACGCCGGGTTCCGGGGGGCGGTAGTGGGCCTGGCGGCCCTCACCACCATCCTGCTCCAGATTCTGAGCAACCTGGCCAACGACTACGGCGACTCTCAGAACGGGGCCGACAGCGTGCACCGCGAGGGGCCGCAGCGGGCCGTGCAGTCGGGCGCCATTACGCCGGCCCAGATGAAAAAGGGCATGGTCGTGTTCGGGGCGCTGTCGTTTCTGGCGGGCATCAGTCTGCTGTGGGTGGCGTTGGGCCTTTCGGGCCTGTGGGTGTTTCTCACCTTCCTGGTGCTGGGCCTCTCGGCCATCTGGGCGGCCGTCAACTACACGGCCGGCTCGAAGCCCTACGGCTACGCGGGCCTCGGCGACTTGTCAGTGTTCATCTTTTTCGGCCTGGTGGGCGTGTGCGGCACTTATTACCTGCAAACCCGGCAGCTGCCGCTACTCGTGCTGCTGCCCGCCGCCGCGCTGGGCTGCTTCGCCACGGCCGTGCTGAACGTAAACAACATCCGCGACATCCGCTCCGACGAGTTGGCCGGCAAAATCACGATTCCGGTGCGGCTGGGGCCGGTGCGGGCCCGGCGCTACCACTGGCTGCTGCTGCTGCTGGGCTTCGGCGCGGCCATCGTATATGTGGCTCTGGCCTACCATTCGCCCTGGCAATGGCTGTTTCTGCTCTCGGCCCCGCTGTTCGTGTTCAACGGCCGGCAGGTAAGCCAACGCCAGGAATCCATGCAGCTCGACCCGCTGCTCAAGCAGATGGCCATGAGTACCCTGGCGTTTACGCTGCTGTTCGGGCTGGGGCAGGTGCTGTAG
- the hemG gene encoding protoporphyrinogen oxidase: MRIAILGGGISGLTLAFYLQRAGVAYDLFEASPVAGGNIRSEQQAGYLLETGPNSLQLSDELRDLLVDLHLTDQIQDTAAVSANRYVLRAGRYQKLPGSPPGLLLSGFFSLKGKLGMLRELRRPAQTPDPTETLAHFFRRRFGSEIVDYALNPFISGIYAGDPEQLLVHKTFPKLVEMEQTYGSVLKGLAKGGTPGTRRRIISLQGGLQTMTQTLAAQLTHAHFGAAVTGLTRTAEGQYRLTTAAGPQAEPYDALVLALPTYAAAPLLQPLFPAQAAALGQVYYPPMTAVYTAYQRADVTHPLDGFGALHPKVEQPYAAGSIWTSSIYPNRVPAGHVLFTTFVGGTQYEAQARQSAEQQQQQVHAELCRLYGIRAVQPVWQYRYSWERAIPQFDQRIVAAHAAADELLAYGIYSTANWRTGVGVPDCIRHARNLAEKIAQGAN; the protein is encoded by the coding sequence ATGCGGATTGCAATTCTTGGCGGCGGTATTTCGGGCCTCACCCTGGCTTTTTACCTGCAGCGGGCCGGCGTGGCCTACGACCTGTTTGAGGCCAGCCCCGTGGCCGGCGGCAACATCCGCTCCGAGCAGCAGGCCGGCTACCTGCTCGAAACCGGCCCCAACTCCCTGCAACTCAGCGACGAGCTGCGCGACCTGCTGGTCGACCTGCACCTCACCGACCAGATTCAGGACACCGCCGCCGTCAGTGCCAACCGCTACGTGCTGCGCGCCGGCCGCTACCAGAAGCTGCCCGGCTCGCCGCCCGGCCTGCTGCTCAGCGGCTTTTTTAGTCTGAAGGGCAAGCTCGGCATGCTGCGCGAGCTGCGCCGCCCGGCCCAAACGCCCGACCCGACCGAAACCCTGGCGCACTTTTTCCGCCGCCGCTTCGGCTCCGAAATCGTGGACTACGCGCTGAACCCGTTTATCTCGGGCATCTACGCCGGCGACCCGGAACAGCTGCTGGTGCACAAGACCTTCCCCAAACTGGTGGAAATGGAGCAGACCTACGGCTCGGTGCTCAAGGGCCTGGCCAAAGGCGGCACGCCCGGCACCCGCCGCCGCATCATTTCCCTGCAAGGCGGCCTGCAAACCATGACCCAGACCCTGGCCGCCCAGCTCACCCACGCCCACTTCGGCGCGGCCGTAACGGGCCTCACGCGCACGGCCGAGGGCCAGTACCGGCTCACCACGGCCGCCGGCCCTCAGGCCGAACCCTACGACGCACTGGTGCTGGCCCTGCCGACCTATGCGGCGGCCCCGCTGCTCCAGCCGCTGTTTCCAGCCCAGGCCGCGGCGCTGGGTCAGGTGTATTATCCGCCCATGACGGCCGTGTATACTGCCTACCAGCGTGCCGACGTTACGCATCCGCTGGACGGCTTCGGGGCGCTGCACCCCAAAGTGGAACAGCCCTACGCCGCCGGCAGCATCTGGACCAGCTCCATCTACCCAAATAGAGTGCCGGCCGGACACGTTTTGTTCACCACGTTTGTTGGGGGTACGCAGTATGAGGCGCAGGCCCGGCAGTCGGCCGAGCAGCAGCAGCAGCAGGTGCACGCCGAACTGTGCCGGCTGTATGGCATTCGGGCGGTGCAACCCGTCTGGCAATACCGGTACTCCTGGGAGCGGGCCATTCCGCAGTTCGACCAGCGCATCGTGGCGGCCCATGCCGCTGCCGACGAGCTACTTGCCTACGGAATCTACAGCACGGCCAACTGGCGCACGGGCGTGGGCGTCCCCGACTGCATCCGCCACGCCCGGAATCTGGCCGAAAAAATTGCACAGGGCGCAAACTGA
- a CDS encoding LOG family protein, which translates to MKSVAVYCGASPGFNEVYRQQADLMGQELVKRGLTLVYGGGRVGLMGAVADSVMRHGGRSIGVIPDFLADKELAHTGLTELHVVKSMHERKLLMADLAEGFIAMPGGFGTLEELFEVLTWGQLGLHKKPSGVFNVQGFYDHQLQFLDKMVEEGFLRPENRAQLQQDATPAGLIDKMLAYVPTDLEKWLTVPRT; encoded by the coding sequence ATGAAAAGCGTTGCTGTTTACTGCGGGGCCAGCCCCGGATTCAATGAAGTGTACCGTCAGCAGGCCGACCTGATGGGGCAGGAGCTGGTGAAGCGCGGCCTGACGCTGGTGTACGGCGGGGGCCGGGTGGGCCTGATGGGCGCCGTGGCCGACAGCGTGATGCGCCACGGCGGCCGGAGCATCGGCGTGATTCCCGACTTTCTGGCCGACAAGGAACTGGCCCACACCGGCCTGACGGAGCTGCACGTGGTGAAAAGCATGCACGAGCGGAAGCTGCTGATGGCCGACCTGGCCGAGGGCTTCATTGCCATGCCCGGCGGTTTCGGTACCCTGGAAGAGCTGTTTGAGGTCCTGACCTGGGGGCAGCTGGGGCTGCACAAAAAGCCCAGCGGCGTGTTCAACGTGCAGGGTTTTTACGACCACCAGCTCCAGTTTCTGGACAAGATGGTGGAGGAAGGCTTTCTGCGGCCCGAAAACCGCGCCCAACTCCAGCAGGACGCCACGCCCGCCGGCCTCATCGACAAAATGCTGGCCTACGTGCCCACCGACCTGGAAAAGTGGCTCACGGTGCCCCGCACCTAG